A single genomic interval of Streptomyces violaceusniger Tu 4113 harbors:
- a CDS encoding DUF1360 domain-containing protein: MDPITALTALGATARITRLIGRDSITFPLRDRLAKKATPPDEDAEPKGFWPWLNELIGCPWCMSIWVAAGVTPAAIEYGDTLAYQWSAGFLTLSWLTGLAAQHLDAR, encoded by the coding sequence GTGGACCCGATCACTGCCCTCACCGCCCTCGGCGCGACCGCGCGCATCACCCGCCTCATCGGCAGGGACAGCATCACCTTCCCCCTGCGTGACCGCCTTGCGAAGAAGGCGACCCCGCCGGACGAGGACGCTGAGCCCAAGGGCTTCTGGCCCTGGCTCAACGAGCTGATCGGCTGCCCCTGGTGCATGTCCATCTGGGTGGCCGCCGGAGTCACCCCGGCCGCGATCGAGTACGGCGACACCCTCGCCTATCAGTGGTCGGCGGGCTTCCTCACGCTCTCCTGGCTGACCGGCCTCGCCGCTCAGCACCTGGACGCGAGGTGA
- a CDS encoding HK97 gp10 family phage protein, whose product MATPRLNAGAINHLLKGRGGLVDRHFSRHAANVERACKALAPAETGRLKASITTKRTVAGPLVIWHIGSPLRYAPYPNCGTGVHVGRGPIVPKRAPKLVFFWRGRKWVVDSVSGQPPQRFMIEGLRRGQPYPVTPLPC is encoded by the coding sequence ATGGCCACACCACGACTCAACGCCGGCGCCATCAACCACCTGCTCAAGGGCCGCGGAGGGCTCGTCGACCGGCACTTCTCCCGGCACGCCGCCAACGTCGAACGCGCCTGCAAGGCCCTCGCACCGGCGGAGACCGGCCGCCTGAAGGCGTCCATCACCACCAAGCGCACGGTGGCCGGACCGCTGGTGATCTGGCACATCGGCTCCCCCCTCCGCTACGCCCCGTACCCCAACTGCGGCACCGGCGTCCACGTCGGCCGCGGGCCGATCGTCCCCAAGCGGGCCCCGAAGCTCGTGTTCTTCTGGCGGGGCCGCAAGTGGGTCGTCGACTCCGTCTCCGGCCAGCCGCCGCAGCGCTTCATGATCGAGGGCCTGCGCCGCGGACAGCCCTACCCCGTCACGCCGCTTCCCTGCTGA
- a CDS encoding type II toxin-antitoxin system Phd/YefM family antitoxin translates to MKTVLISQARRELGKLLREAQEDKEVPFTVTLRHSPACVGAPREWFKRACRGLNPAPTIRSVTLAFPEQPVHDAQRGQLAHMVQAVVEEGAFFELKRVWGMACVLVPIPWYNERVKAIGPPAGETPEEEQEAGT, encoded by the coding sequence ATGAAGACTGTCCTGATCAGCCAAGCCCGGAGAGAATTGGGCAAACTCCTCAGAGAGGCCCAAGAGGACAAAGAGGTCCCATTCACTGTGACCTTGCGACACTCCCCCGCATGCGTCGGCGCGCCGCGTGAGTGGTTCAAGCGCGCCTGTCGCGGCCTCAACCCCGCCCCGACGATTAGGTCGGTAACCCTCGCCTTCCCAGAACAACCTGTCCACGACGCGCAACGCGGGCAACTTGCTCACATGGTGCAAGCGGTCGTCGAAGAAGGCGCGTTCTTCGAATTGAAGCGGGTGTGGGGCATGGCGTGCGTGCTCGTGCCGATCCCCTGGTACAACGAGCGGGTGAAGGCGATCGGCCCTCCCGCCGGCGAGACACCGGAAGAGGAGCAGGAGGCCGGTACCTGA
- a CDS encoding DNA cytosine methyltransferase — protein sequence MAVQHVFNARTVWHCENAAAPAAVLAHHFPDVPNLGNLKAVDFTGVEGVDILAAGFPCQDVSIAGPRDGMREGNRSGLWRDVARAIEILQPTWVVIENVRGLLSQRAHGVLEPCTRCVGHERPQDRLRALGAVLGDLALLGFDAEWLCLRASDAGAPHRRDRTFILARRAFAEDSDLEHWLQWRDSAPGQAQARRPWPDAGGRGGVGAAADSVSLESERGRAPGELGGAASAESGEEDQRKRSGTSPGCGCPDADDPGCGIVWGRYEQAIRRWEELIGRPAPCPIGWVKTGRRITPEFVEWMMGLPQHWVTGVPGISRTRQFTVLGNGVVPQQAVMALTILRERFSNEELCAEEAVQLLLDLDPVR from the coding sequence ATGGCCGTCCAGCACGTCTTCAACGCCCGAACCGTCTGGCACTGCGAAAACGCCGCCGCGCCCGCGGCTGTCCTCGCCCACCACTTCCCTGACGTGCCCAACCTGGGAAACCTGAAAGCCGTCGACTTCACCGGCGTCGAAGGCGTGGACATCCTCGCCGCAGGCTTCCCATGCCAGGACGTCTCGATCGCCGGTCCCCGTGACGGGATGCGCGAGGGCAACCGGTCCGGGCTGTGGCGAGACGTCGCGCGGGCCATCGAGATCCTGCAACCAACCTGGGTGGTGATCGAAAATGTCCGCGGCCTCCTCTCCCAACGGGCCCATGGCGTGCTGGAACCCTGCACGCGGTGTGTGGGACACGAAAGACCGCAAGACCGACTGCGGGCACTGGGCGCCGTACTCGGCGATCTGGCCCTGCTCGGGTTCGATGCGGAGTGGCTGTGCCTACGCGCATCGGACGCCGGCGCGCCGCACCGGCGCGACAGAACCTTCATCCTGGCCCGCCGCGCCTTTGCTGAAGACTCCGACCTCGAACATTGGCTCCAATGGCGGGACTCAGCACCCGGACAAGCGCAAGCGCGGCGGCCATGGCCCGACGCTGGCGGACGAGGTGGAGTGGGTGCTGCTGCCGACTCCGTCAGCCTCGAATCCGAACGAGGCCGAGCCCCTGGAGAGCTGGGAGGCGCGGCGTCAGCGGAATCTGGCGAAGAAGATCAACGGAAACGGTCAGGGACTTCCCCTGGGTGTGGCTGTCCGGATGCTGACGACCCCGGATGCGGGATCGTCTGGGGACGGTACGAGCAGGCGATCAGGCGCTGGGAAGAGCTGATCGGCCGACCGGCACCGTGCCCGATCGGCTGGGTGAAGACCGGCCGGAGGATCACGCCGGAGTTCGTGGAGTGGATGATGGGCCTCCCCCAGCACTGGGTGACCGGTGTCCCCGGCATCTCGCGGACCCGGCAGTTCACCGTGCTGGGCAACGGCGTCGTGCCGCAGCAGGCCGTGATGGCACTGACCATCCTGCGCGAGCGCTTCAGCAACGAGGAGCTGTGCGCGGAAGAGGCTGTGCAACTCCTGCTGGACCTGGACCCGGTCCGCTGA
- a CDS encoding major capsid protein, whose protein sequence is MELDDILNVLATTTDDERVEAIRDAVRAAAENGADMPGLEAAAVDRFRELREEAEDSTPNDDQLTALEFLVDVVEHLREYNVGTQQRAEEAHRRLASLAGRVVTEDGADEGENTFADDSSSDDDADEDQGEETADDGGSDTSSSSGKKKPAKKTASVSTSRALATQQERRLPLNFLRSKSAVPAGRGSGRMATGDDRSVRYTVTSADVPGISARQKIGDLSHLATVVNTRMQSMVRSATSGRAGIATITRHVAAKYSISQEMDIDGAIKAAADEFSLPGGNLVAAGAWCAPPDTLWDLCPDDSGNDGFLDLPTVTTRRSGIRFPQAFDFSPLYGGVGFHFGKDQLHWSDCEEGPDGQKKCCIEIPCPEWTECLLELDGICIRNSILMERGWPEWTSDFTARVLKAHRRRMNAWTIAKIESLATQISMPQVNLPATGIDVAGLHGPGAVESVLSILEMMVEYQRYRYRLPRAATLEAVMPYWLLPILRADLSKKSGWNLNRWNVTDQQLIQFLQSRGVRVQFVYDWQDAFAAAFQPNPGDCGDAEAAQGKAKYPHSPGVYDCCECTEPDPDNPCGSKPRRSANEGRVLPASSCCAAGVYEGGDCCDAKFKCLRPLQLGCDTFGGSNAGPLFGGLPPTHWPTHVKILLYPAGSVFKLQQDVITLEGIYDHASLMENKYTSLFTEEGTQVCKRCYDPYLLDIPLCPNGLSGGPVVTGCKPSGCTPGYGASDCNDCNQAFTNAEKAFADKQKAELGFRPCDTGGTPTPPAPSPGGGTTPPPSGGAGVRGGRK, encoded by the coding sequence GTGGAACTTGACGACATCCTCAATGTGCTCGCCACCACCACTGACGACGAGCGTGTTGAGGCAATCCGCGACGCCGTACGCGCGGCTGCCGAGAATGGCGCCGACATGCCGGGCCTGGAGGCCGCGGCTGTCGACCGCTTCCGGGAGCTGCGCGAAGAGGCCGAAGACAGCACCCCCAACGACGACCAGCTCACCGCCCTCGAATTCCTCGTGGACGTGGTGGAGCACCTGCGCGAGTACAACGTCGGCACGCAGCAGCGCGCCGAGGAGGCGCACCGCCGCCTCGCCTCGCTCGCCGGACGCGTGGTGACCGAGGACGGCGCCGACGAGGGGGAAAACACCTTCGCCGACGACAGCTCCTCCGATGACGACGCCGACGAGGACCAGGGCGAGGAGACCGCCGACGACGGCGGTTCCGACACCTCGTCCAGCAGCGGCAAGAAGAAGCCCGCGAAGAAGACGGCCTCCGTCTCCACCTCGCGCGCGCTCGCAACCCAGCAGGAGCGTCGTCTGCCGCTGAACTTCCTGCGCTCGAAGTCCGCCGTCCCGGCCGGTCGCGGAAGCGGCCGTATGGCCACCGGCGACGACCGCTCGGTGCGCTACACGGTCACCAGCGCCGACGTCCCGGGCATCAGTGCTCGCCAGAAGATCGGCGACCTCTCGCACCTGGCCACGGTGGTCAACACTCGCATGCAGTCCATGGTCCGCTCCGCGACCTCGGGCCGCGCGGGCATCGCGACCATCACCCGCCACGTGGCGGCGAAGTATTCCATCTCGCAGGAGATGGACATTGACGGCGCCATCAAGGCCGCTGCCGACGAGTTCAGCCTCCCGGGCGGCAACCTGGTCGCCGCCGGCGCCTGGTGCGCCCCGCCGGACACCCTGTGGGACCTGTGCCCCGACGACTCCGGCAACGACGGCTTCCTTGACCTGCCCACGGTCACCACGCGCCGGTCGGGCATCCGCTTCCCGCAGGCGTTCGACTTCAGCCCCCTGTACGGCGGCGTCGGCTTCCACTTCGGCAAGGACCAGCTCCACTGGTCGGACTGCGAAGAGGGCCCTGACGGGCAGAAGAAGTGCTGCATCGAGATCCCGTGCCCGGAGTGGACCGAGTGTCTGCTTGAGCTGGACGGCATCTGCATCCGCAACTCCATCCTGATGGAGCGCGGATGGCCGGAGTGGACCTCGGACTTCACTGCCCGCGTCCTGAAGGCCCACCGCCGCCGGATGAACGCCTGGACGATCGCGAAGATCGAGTCCCTGGCGACGCAGATCAGCATGCCCCAGGTCAACCTTCCGGCCACGGGCATCGACGTCGCGGGTCTGCACGGCCCCGGCGCGGTCGAATCGGTGCTGAGCATCCTGGAGATGATGGTCGAGTACCAGCGCTACCGGTACCGGCTGCCGCGTGCCGCGACGCTCGAAGCGGTCATGCCGTACTGGCTGCTGCCGATCCTGCGCGCGGACCTGTCCAAGAAGTCCGGCTGGAACCTGAACCGCTGGAACGTGACGGACCAGCAGCTCATCCAGTTCCTCCAGTCCCGCGGCGTGCGCGTTCAGTTCGTCTACGACTGGCAGGACGCTTTCGCCGCGGCGTTCCAGCCGAACCCGGGTGACTGCGGCGACGCCGAGGCCGCCCAGGGCAAGGCCAAGTACCCGCACTCCCCGGGCGTGTACGACTGCTGCGAGTGCACCGAGCCGGACCCGGACAACCCGTGCGGCAGCAAGCCGCGCCGGTCGGCCAACGAGGGCCGCGTGCTGCCCGCCTCCTCCTGCTGCGCCGCTGGCGTGTACGAGGGCGGCGACTGCTGCGACGCGAAGTTCAAGTGCCTGCGTCCGCTCCAGCTCGGCTGCGACACCTTCGGCGGCTCCAACGCGGGCCCGCTCTTCGGTGGCCTGCCGCCCACGCACTGGCCGACGCACGTGAAGATCCTGCTGTACCCGGCGGGCAGCGTCTTCAAGCTCCAGCAGGACGTGATCACGCTTGAGGGCATCTACGACCACGCGTCGCTGATGGAGAACAAGTACACCAGCCTCTTCACGGAGGAGGGCACTCAGGTCTGCAAGCGCTGCTACGACCCGTACCTCCTGGACATCCCGCTCTGCCCGAACGGTCTGTCCGGTGGCCCGGTCGTCACCGGCTGCAAGCCGAGCGGGTGCACCCCGGGCTACGGCGCGTCCGACTGCAACGACTGCAACCAGGCGTTCACGAACGCCGAGAAGGCGTTCGCGGACAAGCAGAAGGCCGAGCTGGGTTTCCGTCCGTGCGACACGGGAGGCACCCCGACGCCTCCCGCTCCGTCGCCCGGCGGCGGCACCACGCCGCCCCCGTCCGGCGGCGCGGGGGTCCGTGGCGGCCGGAAGTAG
- a CDS encoding Hint domain-containing protein, whose product MFPRVTRRSTVTHTRQIVLPDDNPHPPRTIGTATIASAALITRDRVRPVSQAADWQIDAWELYDSVPELRFGIGWIANACSRARLYIGRIDPEGTAAPVAIENSDPGMDKVLQPYYELFGGQLGQGEMLRRLATHINLVGETYICGYDHPEDHERIWQVVNSAEVANSTAGTMQITPPDEPDPVEIDTDNAALIRIWRPHPRRNWYPDSPVISLRGACKELLDLSGHISASAESRLAGAGLLFLPDELTFPQPAAGEGVNPIHSDPFTASLIEAMMTPLRDRGSASAVVPIVVRGPAEAGNGIKHFSFSTPLDAAAADLRDAATKRIASGLDIPAEILLGIADINHWCVPETTQILTRDGWKTFDQLKRGEEVMTLDHQTGLPQWGPCEEINTWNVLAEPMVEIHGEGHHSLTTHAHRWPVRSRHGVPMWVTSKELLSAELGYFHIITDTDTGAAGLSLEARGRFTPQKGQVTETYYTGTIWCPTTPNRTWLARHEDTVFWTGNSVWALEESSIKIHIEPLLALICDALTYQYLRPSLESLGVADVEQYALWYDVSDLVQQANRPQQALQAYQQGALGEAALRSVLGFGEEDAPTKEERNRHVLQSVVATQGLIAPLLLPLLGIDTPDLREYAANQVASSSPVPPKQGPQGAPGQQNKSSSAGGATSGAGGKKAPQKSGRPAEEGAKDRPQPKQKGAPAGPSAPGAAALEKAVELAAVRALDKAGGWLLSRQPRPVRAQYREVPQHEIHVHLEPNPEQTDLMLAGAYRDLHLVLPECPCTHELVDVYVRALISEGRPHDPVLLRAVMAERGCPEWADLSATPSETDTSVPDGSKGSTVIKG is encoded by the coding sequence ATGTTCCCTCGCGTCACCCGGCGGTCCACGGTTACCCACACCCGGCAGATCGTGCTGCCCGACGACAACCCCCACCCCCCGCGGACCATCGGCACAGCCACGATCGCCTCTGCGGCCCTGATCACCCGCGACCGCGTACGGCCGGTCTCCCAGGCCGCGGACTGGCAGATCGACGCGTGGGAGCTGTACGACTCCGTCCCCGAGCTGCGCTTCGGGATCGGTTGGATCGCGAACGCCTGCTCCCGGGCCCGGCTCTACATCGGCCGCATCGACCCCGAGGGCACCGCCGCGCCGGTGGCGATCGAGAACTCCGACCCGGGCATGGACAAGGTGCTCCAGCCCTACTACGAGCTGTTCGGCGGCCAGCTCGGGCAGGGCGAGATGCTGCGCCGCCTGGCCACGCACATCAACCTCGTGGGCGAGACCTACATCTGCGGGTACGACCACCCCGAGGACCACGAGCGGATCTGGCAGGTCGTCAACTCCGCGGAGGTGGCGAACTCCACCGCGGGCACCATGCAGATCACCCCGCCCGACGAGCCGGACCCGGTGGAGATCGACACCGACAACGCGGCCCTCATCCGGATCTGGCGCCCGCACCCGCGCCGGAACTGGTACCCGGACTCGCCGGTCATCTCCCTGCGCGGCGCGTGCAAGGAGCTGCTGGACCTCTCGGGGCACATCTCCGCCTCCGCAGAGTCGCGTCTCGCCGGCGCGGGCCTGCTCTTCCTCCCCGACGAGCTGACGTTCCCCCAGCCCGCCGCAGGCGAGGGCGTCAACCCCATCCACAGCGATCCCTTCACCGCCTCCCTCATCGAGGCGATGATGACGCCGCTGAGGGACCGCGGCAGCGCCTCAGCCGTCGTGCCGATCGTGGTCCGCGGCCCGGCGGAGGCCGGGAACGGGATCAAGCACTTCTCCTTCTCCACCCCGCTGGACGCCGCGGCGGCCGACCTGCGCGACGCGGCCACCAAGCGCATCGCGAGTGGTCTGGACATCCCCGCGGAGATCCTGCTGGGCATCGCGGACATCAACCACTGGTGCGTGCCGGAGACGACGCAGATCCTCACCCGTGACGGCTGGAAGACGTTCGACCAGCTCAAGCGCGGCGAGGAGGTGATGACCCTCGATCACCAGACGGGCTTGCCGCAGTGGGGCCCGTGCGAGGAGATCAACACTTGGAACGTGCTGGCTGAGCCGATGGTCGAGATCCACGGCGAGGGCCACCACTCGCTGACCACGCATGCGCACCGCTGGCCGGTGCGCTCCCGTCACGGCGTGCCGATGTGGGTGACCTCCAAGGAACTGCTGTCCGCGGAGCTGGGCTACTTCCACATCATCACCGACACCGACACCGGCGCCGCCGGGCTGTCCCTGGAGGCCCGCGGCCGGTTCACCCCGCAGAAGGGCCAGGTCACCGAGACCTACTACACGGGGACCATCTGGTGCCCGACCACACCCAACCGGACGTGGCTGGCCCGGCATGAGGACACCGTCTTCTGGACCGGGAACTCGGTGTGGGCGCTCGAAGAGTCAAGCATCAAGATCCACATTGAGCCGTTGCTGGCGCTGATCTGCGATGCCCTGACGTACCAGTACCTGCGGCCGTCTCTGGAGTCCCTGGGCGTCGCGGACGTTGAGCAGTACGCGCTCTGGTACGACGTGTCGGACCTGGTGCAGCAGGCCAACCGCCCGCAACAGGCCCTCCAGGCGTACCAGCAGGGTGCGCTGGGGGAAGCCGCGCTGCGCAGCGTGCTGGGCTTCGGCGAGGAGGACGCGCCGACCAAGGAGGAGCGCAACCGGCACGTCCTTCAGTCCGTGGTCGCCACGCAGGGCCTCATTGCGCCGCTGCTGCTTCCGCTGCTGGGCATCGACACACCGGACCTGCGCGAGTACGCGGCCAACCAGGTCGCCTCGTCCTCGCCGGTCCCGCCCAAGCAGGGCCCGCAGGGGGCTCCGGGCCAGCAGAACAAGTCCAGCTCGGCCGGTGGTGCGACGTCGGGCGCCGGGGGCAAGAAGGCCCCGCAGAAGTCCGGGCGCCCCGCGGAAGAGGGTGCGAAGGACCGGCCGCAGCCCAAGCAGAAGGGCGCTCCGGCCGGGCCGAGCGCGCCGGGAGCGGCGGCTCTGGAGAAGGCCGTGGAGCTGGCGGCGGTCCGGGCGCTGGACAAGGCGGGCGGCTGGCTGCTGTCCCGTCAGCCGCGGCCGGTGCGGGCGCAGTACCGGGAGGTCCCGCAGCACGAGATCCATGTGCACCTGGAGCCGAACCCCGAGCAGACAGACCTGATGCTCGCCGGTGCGTACCGGGATCTGCACCTGGTGCTGCCTGAGTGCCCGTGCACGCACGAGTTGGTGGACGTCTACGTGCGGGCGCTGATCAGCGAGGGGCGTCCGCACGATCCGGTGCTGCTGCGGGCCGTGATGGCGGAGCGCGGATGCCCGGAGTGGGCTGACCTGTCCGCGACACCGAGTGAAACGGACACATCAGTACCGGATGGGTCGAAGGGCTCTACTGTGATCAAAGGTTAA